AATAAAATGTTTTAGTTATATGAGACATGTTACCAACATTATaattgccatcttcagcagaGTGTCTAGATTTTGAAACGAAGTACTAATTAGCGTTGTATTAGTGAATGTTGTAATAATACAGAATGCCAGTTGGATGGCTTTAAGATTTATACATCTATCTATATTCGTCTATTTTCCAATGCCCTTAAACTTAACTTCCATGCTTACTACCCAGTTTATACCTCTCTTAAATATCCCCATAGGCCTTCAAGGCAGCCTCGACTACTTCATCCAGTGACTTTTTTGGCAAACCGAGCTTGTCATTCTGGATCTCGCCTTCTTTCTCAAGGTGGCCACCGTAACGTCCGGTAACAAATCCAGTCTCTATGAGGGCAAAGGTACCCACGACGTCGCCAGCAGCTACGGCAGCCTGTTTCTCTTTAATGAAGCTGTAGCTGTCAATAGTTTCCGTCGTGTACTTGACACCCTGGATGcgctcaatggcctcgagTAATTGCTTTTGGGTGATGGCAAAGTCACTCAGATAGATGTTGGTATTCTTCCAGTCGTCGCGATCAGTCCCAGCGGCAAGCAGGGCGTTGACTAAGCCCTGAGCCGAATTCTCCTCGGTGGTGCAAGAGAAATagccctcgccatcatccCAAAAGACAAATCGTCGCTCGCCAATGTGCATGCCGAGGAAGTCATTTGCCATAGACCAGCGAAGCCACATGCCGCACGATATGCTCATCCATTCAATGACTCCTGACTGGGCCTTAGCTCGGAGGTACTCCTGAATCTTACCTTTGTCATGAAAGACAAGGTTCAGAGCCTGGGCATCGCGCCTCGTATTGTTGAGGCCATACTCGCTGGGTACATAACGGCGCACACCGGCCGCGATGGCAGCGTCAATGATGCGAAACTGATCGGCCACCGACAGCGAGGTCATACAGTTGATGACAACATCCTGACCCCGAA
This portion of the Trichoderma atroviride chromosome 6, complete sequence genome encodes:
- a CDS encoding uncharacterized protein (EggNog:ENOG41~SECRETED:SignalP(1-22)) — protein: MSTFKNIILIGAMGSIGSVVLAALEKEPSFTITLVQRASSKATMPAHLKTITVSNSYPTNELIPVFRGQDVVINCMTSLSVADQFRIIDAAIAAGVRRYVPSEYGLNNTRRDAQALNLVFHDKGKIQEYLRAKAQSGVIEWMSISCGMWLRWSMANDFLGMHIGERRFVFWDDGEGYFSCTTEENSAQGLVNALLAAGTDRDDWKNTNIYLSDFAITQKQLLEAIERIQGVKYTTETIDSYSFIKEKQAAVAAGDVVGTFALIETGFVTGRYGGHLEKEGEIQNDKLGLPKKSLDEVVEAALKAYGDI